The following proteins come from a genomic window of Corallococcus sp. NCRR:
- a CDS encoding thrombospondin type 3 repeat-containing protein, with translation MPVDRKQSLPDVDHDGDGLGVREDNCQLVFNPEQQDRDGDHIGDACDPNLVYADARLVASLAPSSVLVNEELRLSATVTNTGNLPATGLSVRVILPEAMTLLRSTDGTGLPCHVSGLRINCAMPAIVGTASASIALVLKPTEAGDHSVFVVADLPGDPTLDDCMATLSATASESAVPPSRSHSP, from the coding sequence ATGCCTGTCGACCGCAAGCAATCCCTCCCGGATGTGGATCATGACGGGGACGGCCTGGGCGTCCGCGAGGACAACTGTCAGCTTGTCTTCAACCCGGAACAGCAGGACCGTGATGGAGACCACATCGGAGACGCGTGCGATCCGAACCTCGTTTATGCGGATGCGCGGCTCGTGGCATCCCTGGCGCCGTCCTCCGTCCTCGTGAACGAGGAGCTCCGGCTGTCGGCGACGGTCACCAACACAGGCAACCTCCCCGCGACGGGCCTCTCCGTTCGGGTGATCTTGCCCGAGGCCATGACCCTGCTCCGAAGCACGGATGGAACAGGTCTGCCGTGTCACGTCTCCGGACTGCGCATCAATTGCGCGATGCCAGCGATTGTAGGGACTGCCTCCGCGAGCATCGCGCTCGTGCTGAAGCCGACCGAGGCCGGGGACCATTCTGTCTTCGTTGTCGCGGACCTGCCGGGAGATCCGACCCTGGATGACTGCATGGCGACGTTGAGCGCAACCGCCAGCGAGAGCGCCGTACCGCCGTCGCGGAGTCACAGTCCGTGA
- a CDS encoding rhomboid family intramembrane serine protease, which produces MDRRPWVSVSIAAICAVAFFITWVVPANPGGVGEGELRELIQETLAHPELEFPQGCNALLSEHGKALLARLKEEAEVPAGGVDVNALQARLDAHCTSVLEARDSGLLHRLGLVPARGLLQWGWLTYMFLHLGWMHLLGNLLFFYVVGLLLEDAWGRPLFAAFYGVGGLVAGIAHFALDTQSQTLMVGASGAVAACMGAFCLRFATRRVRVGYLFWFLKIWRGTFGVPGWLWAGLWFGNQVFDFMVLGTNTGVAVMAHIGGFVFGFVAASALRVTRLEERFVAPAIAAREGGWVADPRMVEAQSALDTGDREKARATFQRILADHPDNTEALLSLGRMELEDGRVPSGSARVEKALQLLVGHDLPEPLWNVVDQMGELFPVDRLRPGVAWRVAQGMDQEGAPATALGMAESLYAAAGKGTGPMAVRALVRAAELRLARRDAPEKAVEYLTRAKPLATGDAAALAERIGELEVEAERMQARMKDRGIALDTESSTPRTRAVAALAPESPGGPTLPPRIIPCRILGLTDKALMVESQGGQRRSLAVTEVMAVAVGMLPIAGPEGAAPRQTVLTDLVVSWGDPQRGPTVLRVPAAGLGLPERYPGLAPREAYARFLSALLEHSSANALPDAPTLAEGRYPRFATEGEFTAHYYGQVAAAA; this is translated from the coding sequence TTGGACCGTCGCCCCTGGGTCTCCGTCTCCATCGCCGCCATCTGTGCCGTGGCCTTCTTCATCACCTGGGTGGTTCCCGCGAACCCGGGCGGGGTAGGGGAAGGCGAGCTTCGCGAGCTGATCCAGGAGACGCTCGCGCATCCAGAGCTGGAGTTCCCTCAGGGCTGCAACGCGCTGCTCAGTGAGCACGGCAAGGCGCTCCTGGCCCGGCTGAAGGAGGAGGCGGAGGTTCCGGCCGGAGGCGTGGATGTGAATGCGCTCCAGGCGCGGCTCGACGCGCACTGTACGAGCGTCCTGGAGGCGAGGGATTCCGGCTTGCTCCACCGACTGGGGCTCGTGCCCGCGCGCGGCCTGCTGCAGTGGGGATGGCTGACGTACATGTTCCTGCACCTCGGGTGGATGCACCTGCTGGGGAACCTGCTGTTCTTCTACGTCGTGGGGTTGCTGCTCGAGGACGCCTGGGGCCGGCCGCTGTTCGCTGCCTTCTACGGGGTGGGAGGCCTGGTGGCGGGGATTGCCCACTTCGCGCTCGACACGCAATCCCAGACATTGATGGTCGGTGCCTCCGGAGCGGTGGCGGCGTGCATGGGCGCTTTCTGTCTGCGTTTCGCCACGCGCAGGGTTCGCGTGGGCTACCTCTTCTGGTTCCTGAAGATCTGGCGGGGCACGTTCGGTGTGCCGGGCTGGCTGTGGGCGGGCCTCTGGTTTGGCAACCAGGTGTTCGACTTCATGGTCCTGGGTACCAACACGGGCGTCGCGGTGATGGCGCACATTGGCGGGTTCGTCTTCGGCTTCGTCGCGGCCAGCGCGCTGCGAGTGACACGCCTGGAGGAGCGCTTCGTCGCACCTGCCATCGCCGCTCGGGAGGGGGGCTGGGTGGCGGACCCGCGCATGGTGGAGGCGCAGAGCGCGCTGGACACCGGTGACCGGGAGAAGGCACGAGCGACCTTCCAGCGCATCCTGGCGGACCATCCGGACAACACCGAGGCGCTGCTCTCCCTGGGGCGGATGGAGCTGGAGGACGGCCGGGTGCCTTCCGGCTCCGCGAGGGTGGAGAAGGCGCTGCAACTCCTGGTCGGACATGACCTCCCCGAACCCCTCTGGAACGTGGTGGACCAGATGGGGGAGCTGTTCCCGGTGGACCGGCTGCGCCCCGGTGTCGCCTGGCGCGTGGCGCAGGGCATGGACCAGGAGGGGGCTCCTGCCACGGCGCTCGGGATGGCCGAGTCGCTCTACGCCGCGGCCGGCAAGGGCACGGGCCCCATGGCGGTGCGCGCCCTGGTCCGCGCCGCGGAGCTGCGGCTGGCGCGCCGTGACGCTCCGGAGAAAGCGGTGGAGTACCTGACCCGGGCGAAGCCGCTGGCGACAGGGGATGCCGCGGCCTTGGCGGAGCGGATCGGCGAGCTGGAGGTGGAAGCGGAGCGGATGCAGGCGCGGATGAAGGACCGGGGGATCGCCCTGGACACGGAGTCCTCCACGCCAAGGACCCGCGCCGTCGCTGCGCTGGCGCCCGAGTCGCCCGGGGGCCCCACGCTGCCCCCGCGAATCATCCCCTGTCGCATCCTGGGACTGACCGACAAGGCCCTGATGGTGGAGTCCCAGGGAGGCCAGCGCCGGTCGCTGGCCGTCACGGAGGTCATGGCGGTGGCCGTGGGGATGCTGCCCATCGCCGGGCCCGAAGGGGCGGCCCCAAGGCAGACGGTGCTCACCGACCTGGTGGTGTCCTGGGGGGACCCGCAGCGCGGGCCGACCGTGCTGCGCGTCCCGGCCGCCGGGCTCGGGCTGCCGGAGCGCTATCCCGGCCTGGCGCCGCGAGAGGCCTACGCGCGCTTCCTGTCAGCGCTGCTGGAGCACTCCAGCGCCAACGCCCTGCCAGACGCGCCCACGCTGGCCGAGGGCCGCTATCCCCGCTTCGCCACCGAGGGCGAGTTCACGGCGCACTACTACGGTCAGGTGGCCGCGGCGGCTTGA
- a CDS encoding alpha/beta fold hydrolase, whose protein sequence is MTQHVVKVGESLYSIAASYRIADWRVVYKDPRNAALRKTRPNPDHIKPGDKVYIPTSNVLAVASGPGAAKTHAASSNALRIDLNALRIQTQHIRQDNTRVATRPIVMPKAPPEPWAEDFTPDHAFYEYLAHDFSYLNNQGGGTQGGERFLYRAETPELWGLPELKFPATYAVSTKRPYSKKPGTQPLYYTIVQMEGSDPHNKTHGVFAYWLQPSRGNHPIIAVRGTEFEKAPDAVADMDPAGVGATAFKQARTLFQTLLTRIGRKDIVVVGHSLGGAMAQRVAVDFGDSVLQVVTFNSPGVDRKTANRLKAPKGPLATHYLTQGDVVSLAGETLLAGNATILEGAATAELRRLLKDGSLRKVDELLTDVLTLVFRIAVKRDLFPTVLKTSNILQLFAAATIAWAGGDAKAAQSVGGALGALHSQRLLGPNGTTKRTRLTVGPQSNDNIQSPIVEEMRKKRLGVLNIPGLYQSVMKQIGALMKTPATSLMKELLSYDSPLPKLARTLLPPLVTLKVALDEVGGMQGLAIKSLHLPPPKFDVKMLQPDRLTMDRDNTYVARRLPLIDQRSLERGPAQRSPGPR, encoded by the coding sequence ATGACCCAGCATGTCGTCAAGGTCGGAGAGTCGCTGTACAGCATCGCCGCGTCCTACCGGATCGCGGACTGGCGCGTCGTCTACAAAGACCCTCGAAACGCCGCGCTCCGGAAGACTCGGCCCAATCCCGACCACATCAAGCCGGGTGACAAGGTCTATATCCCGACATCCAACGTGCTGGCGGTCGCGTCCGGCCCAGGAGCGGCAAAGACACACGCGGCTTCCTCCAATGCGCTTCGCATTGATCTGAACGCACTGCGGATCCAGACTCAGCACATCCGCCAGGACAACACCCGGGTCGCCACACGGCCCATCGTCATGCCCAAGGCTCCACCCGAGCCATGGGCCGAGGACTTCACGCCCGACCATGCGTTCTACGAGTACCTGGCCCATGATTTCTCCTACTTGAACAACCAGGGCGGCGGCACACAGGGTGGCGAGAGGTTCCTGTATCGCGCTGAAACGCCGGAGCTCTGGGGACTGCCGGAGCTGAAGTTCCCGGCGACCTATGCGGTCTCAACCAAACGCCCCTACTCCAAGAAGCCGGGCACCCAGCCCCTCTACTACACCATCGTCCAGATGGAGGGCAGCGACCCTCATAACAAGACCCATGGTGTGTTCGCCTACTGGCTGCAGCCATCCCGTGGAAACCATCCCATCATCGCGGTCCGCGGCACCGAGTTCGAGAAGGCACCCGATGCGGTCGCGGACATGGACCCCGCAGGGGTTGGCGCCACTGCCTTCAAGCAGGCCCGCACGCTCTTCCAGACACTGCTGACGCGCATTGGCCGGAAGGACATCGTTGTCGTCGGTCACAGCCTGGGCGGCGCCATGGCGCAGCGGGTGGCGGTCGACTTCGGGGACTCGGTTCTCCAGGTGGTGACCTTCAACTCACCCGGCGTCGACAGGAAAACGGCGAATCGCCTCAAGGCGCCCAAGGGTCCGCTGGCGACTCACTATCTCACCCAGGGAGATGTCGTCTCACTCGCGGGCGAGACGTTGCTTGCAGGCAACGCCACAATCCTGGAGGGGGCCGCCACGGCGGAACTGCGAAGGCTTCTCAAGGACGGCTCTCTGCGCAAGGTGGATGAGCTCCTCACCGACGTGCTGACCCTCGTCTTCAGAATCGCCGTCAAGAGGGACCTGTTCCCAACGGTGCTCAAGACCTCCAACATCCTGCAATTGTTCGCCGCGGCGACAATCGCCTGGGCCGGAGGGGACGCCAAGGCCGCCCAAAGCGTGGGAGGAGCGCTTGGGGCGCTCCACAGCCAGCGTTTGCTGGGCCCCAACGGGACCACCAAACGCACCCGGCTCACGGTGGGCCCCCAGTCCAACGACAACATCCAAAGCCCCATCGTGGAGGAGATGCGGAAGAAGCGGCTGGGGGTGCTCAACATCCCGGGCCTCTACCAGTCGGTGATGAAGCAGATCGGCGCGCTCATGAAGACACCGGCCACGTCTCTCATGAAGGAGCTTCTGTCTTACGACTCTCCCCTGCCCAAACTCGCTCGCACGCTCCTTCCTCCGCTTGTGACGCTGAAGGTCGCGCTCGATGAAGTGGGGGGAATGCAAGGCCTTGCCATCAAGTCGCTGCATCTTCCTCCTCCAAAGTTCGATGTGAAGATGCTTCAACCAGATCGGCTGACCATGGACCGCGACAACACCTATGTGGCCAGGAGGCTCCCCCTTATCGACCAGAGGAGCCTGGAAAGAGGCCCGGCACAGCGCTCTCCGGGTCCACGGTAA
- a CDS encoding choice-of-anchor D domain-containing protein: protein MQRILLILTASLCVLTACGPEAEKPPEPGTSKSTVGAALRPDDPVPSLELNDTSIDFDPQASCVPRENSLTLTNTGTEDRKIYRATITGGFTFNGVHGATGPGCNTNCNVPPTPANGTGAMTVRIGFSPTQPGSFHGTLTLYTDDPVAPTITVTLDGTATGSLLIVGQTSVVFGAQKVGTPSSPYSITIKNLGTDTFVGTPSTEAPFSVPSTPLTIPAGHTESVAVTFTPTLSGAAFGTLTLANISQCPAPPTVWLSGQGLSPAKLVLSSGTLGFPNTTVGDVSAEKEVTVTNSGDYPLTVTQPPLNSNSSFEVTPMGGDYTLSPGEPQILKVKFKPASAGAKSEDVLFTSNGESPQPKLTLSGTAVAAPLGKLVLSRTVMAFPQTPVGSASSQEVTLRNEGGSLLKVTALNLQPASSAFTADAALPFELTPGEIRQLKLTFTPATSGSASTRMSFTNTGSTVPTLDLSGATPPVVATKLVLNSTTIDFGTRDACASTEASVILRNQSGSNLNIQNASITGGFSLVGLYKTPTTACGFPCTVLPSTQANPNEVTVKVAFGQKQPGGFQGTLTLYTNDPDMPSLTVALSGTAEGPLLVFEQPVVDFGRQQVGTQSPQRQVKVLNLGNKTFSNTPSLTSPFSLTPGTLTIPAGQSGQLAVTFEPTSRIQSTGTLTLTNSSSTTLCPTPPTASLKGEGFQPATLALSRPTLTFAETSVGATSAAQEVTVRNDGDELLSVTQLALEKNLHFELNPSGSFSLAPGDTHLLRVSFKPTAAAAGLVSDTLTFAGAGTDAPKLSLKGTAKAVPPGELKLNRAQVAFPRTAVGNTSAAQEFTLTNAGGKPVTVSQLKFAQKLHFEVDTAGPFTLAPGQTQTMKVTFKPTAPGESLLDELAFETTDDPSAPKLEVSGSATPGTACIGIAPASFLFSDQAAGDPVGEQKLVKVTNTGTVAVTVTPQVTEGAPHYTVSSTAPFTLEPGSTGVDLFIKFKPLADASGNVDGTLTFNTSPATSQSCLTSVPLRGNARKTSLVVNPTSLDFGSWTVSDKPPTRLVTLKNSTKWPVKVNSVSAASLAPYTLTGIPSGGLTVEPNSTETLTVAFATTTWGESFARTLEFETDASEEVAPVSITGKALAPELTLKDNPDGTLLFENAAPGGERLAYANLYNTGNHPLFLSEIVPDSKTFFQVVDFLAQTVAPGEKTTVKLRFSPLTSVGDLQTQLRFYTTNKRELPPVLILKGNSNGPNAIFGASELKFGHSQINVTAVDEKSLSLRNELGASEALRVTSIKVLHFNSVFSVDPITSSEPVLSPGSTRTPAFKVSFRPTEVGTRYDDTLAIEYRGVTSGLVTTRTFPLSGFGADAELSSDEAKYNFPATLKDATSEHELIIRNTGLVDAYIESVTVSPSNGFLADVVGWPERLVKVGQQRKIILKFSPTTTTGSFSSTLSIRLRTTPVNATAVDVELTGVASIAKLELGRSQIDFGEVPRHTTKIQNVTLKNIGSARLTIFSIQATDIFTVQSLTDNGTFPIILEGNETESVAVKFRPVTALPVNATLKVMSDSDQSMELPISVSGVGTVPVMVLPGGVPKFAPQAIDVEGPTQRVPVRNDGKADLVISSITATGEFCLRPDPVPNPLPDCSTPLTGFTVKPSETGYFWISAKPTARDERTSNLIIASNIETSPLIMDLKVNGIGIVSLPTGVIFGPVNFGTYLDKEVTVQNSGITPVIVSVDFDAGVSEFTSLDQKLDVPAGSSAQLKLRFRPLGSTAGLRSAGARLVVQGGAQIPFTVEAIATSVRMAVTRTDGKAFDGTLDFGGTRVNANSDFINLRLTHVAPSGPASAGTDGGVGSDEGQLSIQDLAVEGVDSKFFVLQKPSKMPVVLGRNGSVDLPIQFHPDAQRNFNAVLRITSDDSQAKILSVTLLGRGRTNQLSLSTPALEFGARVAESSTSAIRSVRLTNESLQPLRVDGLEIIGASEHSEPSHFNVESGPALPFTLAAQESKEIFVKYVPRPDVTSKANLLVVTSDLESPEAQVSLSGRGLSTVFRALSRTVDFGTVRQAEPAATKVVLTNDTTQELVLMPPKVEGPQAANFVVVSPILGAEGRTLAQGDSLTLDLKYDTTVIGASKAALVLGTKDQERAALVALSGVSVASFLTIEPMELDLGWVDIGATSAPRTVTLTNQSASPARLSVVSNSNPAFEIDASALDAELAPGAQTTVGVTFRGEVGGPAEGTLKLRLRGETTTEAALTLKAQARTLGGQGGGCACGTSGDGGAALALLLLLGLGLARQTRRAQAED from the coding sequence TGCGACCGGACGATCCCGTCCCTTCGCTCGAGTTGAACGACACCTCCATCGACTTCGATCCCCAGGCCTCGTGCGTGCCGCGAGAGAACTCGCTCACGCTGACCAATACCGGCACCGAGGATCGCAAAATCTACCGTGCGACCATCACCGGGGGATTCACCTTCAACGGTGTGCACGGAGCGACAGGTCCCGGCTGCAACACCAACTGCAATGTGCCGCCCACGCCGGCCAACGGCACAGGCGCGATGACCGTGAGAATTGGCTTCTCTCCAACCCAGCCCGGAAGCTTCCACGGGACGTTGACGCTCTACACGGATGATCCGGTCGCTCCGACCATCACCGTCACGCTGGACGGCACGGCCACGGGTTCGTTGCTCATCGTCGGACAGACCTCCGTTGTGTTCGGAGCGCAGAAGGTGGGCACACCTTCGTCGCCGTATTCGATAACGATCAAGAACTTGGGCACTGACACGTTCGTCGGGACCCCCAGCACGGAAGCCCCCTTCAGCGTCCCGAGCACGCCTCTGACCATTCCCGCAGGCCACACGGAGAGCGTGGCCGTGACGTTCACCCCCACGCTTTCGGGCGCCGCTTTCGGGACCCTCACCCTGGCCAACATTTCACAATGTCCTGCTCCGCCCACCGTATGGCTGAGCGGGCAAGGCCTGTCGCCGGCCAAGCTGGTGCTGAGCAGCGGAACCCTGGGATTCCCGAACACGACCGTGGGCGACGTGAGCGCTGAGAAGGAAGTCACGGTCACGAACAGTGGCGACTATCCGCTGACGGTGACCCAGCCGCCGTTGAATTCGAACTCTTCGTTCGAAGTGACCCCCATGGGGGGGGACTACACCCTCTCTCCTGGGGAGCCCCAGATCCTGAAGGTGAAGTTCAAACCTGCCTCAGCCGGGGCGAAATCGGAAGACGTGCTCTTCACGAGCAACGGCGAGTCCCCCCAGCCCAAACTCACCTTGTCTGGAACCGCTGTCGCGGCGCCCCTCGGGAAGCTCGTCTTGAGCCGCACCGTCATGGCCTTCCCGCAGACGCCCGTGGGCAGCGCCAGCTCCCAGGAAGTCACGCTCCGGAATGAAGGCGGCAGCCTGCTCAAGGTCACCGCTCTCAATCTGCAGCCAGCGAGCTCGGCCTTCACGGCTGATGCCGCGCTCCCCTTCGAACTCACCCCCGGCGAGATCCGACAACTGAAGCTGACGTTCACCCCGGCCACGTCCGGGAGTGCCTCGACCCGGATGTCCTTCACCAACACGGGCTCCACCGTGCCAACGCTCGACCTGTCCGGAGCCACCCCGCCGGTCGTCGCCACGAAGCTCGTGCTGAACAGCACCACCATCGACTTCGGGACTCGTGACGCGTGTGCTTCAACGGAAGCTTCTGTCATCCTGCGCAATCAATCCGGGTCGAACCTCAACATCCAGAACGCGAGCATCACCGGGGGCTTCTCCCTCGTCGGCCTGTATAAAACCCCGACCACGGCCTGCGGCTTCCCCTGCACTGTTCTTCCCTCGACCCAAGCCAACCCGAACGAGGTCACCGTGAAGGTGGCCTTCGGCCAGAAGCAGCCTGGCGGCTTCCAGGGGACGTTGACCCTCTACACGAACGATCCAGACATGCCCTCGCTCACGGTGGCGCTCAGCGGCACCGCGGAGGGCCCGCTCCTCGTGTTCGAGCAGCCGGTCGTGGACTTCGGCAGGCAGCAAGTGGGCACCCAGTCGCCGCAACGCCAGGTGAAGGTTCTCAACCTGGGCAACAAGACCTTCTCCAACACGCCATCGCTCACCTCACCCTTCAGCTTGACGCCTGGGACCCTGACCATTCCCGCGGGCCAATCCGGGCAACTCGCCGTCACGTTCGAGCCCACATCCAGGATCCAATCCACCGGGACGCTCACGCTCACGAACAGCTCCAGCACCACGCTCTGCCCTACTCCCCCCACGGCCTCGCTGAAGGGTGAAGGCTTCCAACCCGCGACGCTTGCGTTGTCCCGCCCTACCCTGACCTTCGCGGAGACGTCCGTGGGCGCCACCAGCGCCGCCCAGGAGGTCACGGTTCGGAACGACGGCGACGAGTTGCTCAGCGTGACCCAGCTTGCGCTGGAGAAGAATCTCCACTTCGAGCTCAACCCTTCGGGGTCCTTCAGCCTCGCTCCCGGCGATACCCACCTCCTGAGGGTATCGTTCAAACCCACCGCCGCCGCCGCCGGACTTGTGTCGGACACCCTGACCTTCGCCGGCGCTGGCACGGACGCCCCCAAGCTCTCCCTGAAGGGAACCGCGAAGGCAGTGCCCCCAGGCGAGCTCAAGCTGAACCGTGCGCAGGTGGCCTTCCCGCGCACGGCGGTGGGCAACACCAGCGCCGCCCAGGAGTTCACGCTCACCAACGCCGGCGGCAAGCCGGTAACCGTGTCCCAACTGAAGTTTGCTCAAAAGCTGCACTTCGAGGTGGATACCGCGGGCCCGTTCACCCTCGCTCCGGGGCAGACCCAGACGATGAAGGTGACGTTCAAGCCGACCGCCCCCGGGGAGTCATTGCTGGACGAACTGGCTTTCGAAACCACGGATGACCCCAGCGCGCCCAAGCTCGAGGTGTCTGGCTCCGCGACACCTGGCACGGCCTGCATCGGCATCGCGCCCGCGTCGTTCTTGTTCTCGGACCAGGCGGCGGGAGACCCGGTGGGAGAACAGAAGCTGGTGAAGGTCACCAACACGGGCACAGTCGCGGTGACGGTGACGCCCCAGGTGACAGAGGGCGCTCCCCATTACACGGTGAGCTCCACGGCGCCATTCACACTGGAGCCGGGTTCCACCGGGGTCGACCTCTTCATCAAGTTCAAGCCCCTCGCTGACGCAAGTGGCAACGTGGATGGCACGCTCACCTTCAACACCTCCCCCGCCACCAGCCAATCCTGCCTGACCAGCGTTCCCCTGCGTGGCAATGCGCGCAAGACCTCGCTGGTCGTCAATCCGACGTCTCTGGACTTCGGCAGCTGGACCGTGAGCGATAAGCCCCCGACACGGCTGGTGACCCTCAAAAACTCCACGAAATGGCCCGTCAAGGTGAACTCCGTGTCCGCGGCGTCCCTTGCGCCCTACACGCTCACGGGGATTCCCTCGGGAGGGCTGACCGTTGAGCCGAACAGCACTGAAACGTTGACGGTGGCCTTCGCGACAACCACCTGGGGAGAGTCCTTCGCGCGAACGCTCGAATTCGAGACAGATGCCAGCGAGGAGGTGGCTCCCGTTTCAATCACCGGGAAGGCGCTCGCCCCCGAACTGACGCTCAAGGACAACCCCGACGGCACCCTGTTGTTCGAAAACGCGGCGCCAGGAGGAGAACGCCTGGCCTACGCGAACTTGTACAACACCGGCAACCATCCGCTTTTCCTGTCGGAGATTGTCCCGGACAGCAAGACGTTCTTCCAGGTCGTCGACTTCCTGGCCCAGACGGTGGCCCCCGGTGAGAAAACCACGGTGAAGTTGCGCTTCAGTCCGCTAACGAGCGTGGGCGACCTGCAGACCCAGCTGCGGTTCTACACCACCAACAAACGCGAACTACCGCCGGTGCTCATCCTCAAAGGCAACTCCAATGGCCCCAACGCCATCTTCGGAGCATCCGAACTGAAGTTCGGCCATAGTCAGATCAACGTGACGGCCGTGGATGAGAAGAGCCTGAGCCTTCGGAATGAGCTTGGCGCCTCCGAGGCGCTCCGGGTGACGTCGATCAAAGTGTTGCACTTCAACTCGGTGTTCTCGGTGGATCCGATTACCTCCAGCGAACCCGTGCTCAGTCCTGGCTCGACGCGGACGCCTGCCTTCAAGGTGAGCTTCCGTCCGACCGAGGTGGGAACTCGGTACGACGACACCCTGGCCATCGAGTATCGCGGTGTGACCTCGGGTCTCGTTACGACACGGACCTTCCCCTTGAGTGGCTTTGGCGCGGATGCGGAGTTGTCGTCGGATGAAGCCAAGTACAACTTCCCCGCTACGCTCAAGGACGCAACGAGCGAGCACGAACTCATCATCAGGAACACAGGCCTGGTCGATGCCTACATCGAAAGCGTGACGGTGTCTCCGTCCAATGGCTTCCTTGCGGACGTGGTGGGGTGGCCTGAACGGCTCGTCAAGGTAGGCCAGCAACGCAAAATCATCTTGAAGTTCAGCCCCACCACGACCACGGGATCCTTCTCTTCCACACTCAGCATCCGGCTCAGGACCACCCCCGTCAATGCCACGGCCGTTGACGTGGAACTGACCGGGGTGGCCTCCATCGCGAAGCTTGAGTTGGGCCGGAGTCAGATTGATTTCGGAGAGGTCCCACGACACACGACGAAGATCCAGAATGTCACGCTCAAGAACATCGGGTCCGCGAGGCTCACGATCTTCAGCATCCAGGCCACGGACATCTTCACCGTGCAGTCTCTCACCGACAACGGGACCTTCCCCATCATCCTCGAGGGGAATGAGACGGAGAGTGTCGCAGTCAAATTCCGTCCAGTTACAGCGCTGCCGGTGAATGCGACGCTCAAGGTGATGAGCGACTCGGACCAGTCCATGGAGCTCCCCATCTCCGTATCCGGTGTGGGAACCGTGCCAGTGATGGTGCTGCCAGGTGGAGTACCCAAGTTCGCGCCACAGGCCATTGACGTCGAGGGCCCCACCCAGCGCGTCCCGGTGAGGAATGACGGCAAGGCGGACCTGGTGATCTCCTCCATCACAGCCACCGGCGAGTTCTGCCTGCGGCCCGATCCGGTGCCCAACCCCTTGCCGGACTGCTCGACCCCACTGACTGGCTTCACCGTGAAGCCCAGCGAGACCGGCTATTTCTGGATCTCGGCAAAACCTACCGCTCGGGACGAGCGCACCAGCAATCTCATCATCGCGAGCAACATCGAGACAAGTCCCCTCATCATGGACTTGAAGGTGAATGGTATAGGCATCGTGAGCCTGCCCACGGGGGTTATCTTCGGCCCGGTGAACTTCGGCACGTATCTGGACAAGGAGGTGACGGTCCAGAACTCGGGCATCACCCCCGTGATTGTTTCGGTGGACTTCGACGCGGGAGTTTCCGAATTCACCAGCTTGGACCAGAAGCTGGACGTGCCGGCGGGAAGCAGCGCCCAGCTCAAGCTGCGTTTCCGCCCGCTGGGTTCGACGGCGGGACTGAGGTCCGCCGGCGCCAGGTTGGTCGTTCAGGGTGGGGCCCAGATCCCCTTCACGGTGGAGGCCATCGCCACCTCCGTCCGCATGGCGGTGACGCGCACGGACGGCAAGGCGTTTGACGGCACCCTGGACTTCGGAGGGACGCGTGTGAACGCGAACTCGGACTTCATCAATCTGCGGCTGACCCACGTGGCGCCCAGCGGCCCAGCGAGCGCGGGGACCGACGGCGGCGTCGGTTCGGACGAAGGCCAGCTCAGCATCCAGGACCTCGCCGTGGAAGGGGTGGATTCGAAGTTCTTCGTCCTCCAGAAGCCCTCCAAGATGCCCGTCGTGTTGGGACGTAATGGCAGTGTGGACCTGCCCATCCAGTTCCACCCTGATGCCCAGAGGAACTTCAATGCGGTGCTGCGCATCACCTCTGACGACAGCCAGGCGAAGATCCTCTCCGTAACGCTGTTGGGCCGTGGCCGGACGAACCAGCTCAGCCTGTCCACCCCCGCGCTGGAGTTCGGAGCACGAGTCGCGGAGTCCTCGACGTCGGCCATCCGCTCGGTGCGGCTCACCAATGAGTCGCTTCAGCCGCTGCGGGTCGACGGACTGGAGATCATCGGCGCCAGCGAGCATTCGGAGCCGTCGCACTTCAACGTGGAGTCCGGCCCCGCGCTGCCGTTCACGCTGGCAGCCCAGGAGTCGAAGGAGATCTTCGTCAAGTACGTGCCGCGTCCGGACGTCACGTCCAAGGCCAACCTCCTGGTGGTGACAAGCGACCTGGAATCGCCGGAGGCGCAGGTGTCGCTGTCGGGCCGAGGGCTCTCCACGGTGTTCCGAGCGCTCAGTCGCACGGTGGACTTCGGCACCGTGCGCCAGGCGGAGCCGGCGGCGACCAAGGTGGTGCTCACCAACGACACCACCCAGGAGCTGGTGCTGATGCCGCCCAAGGTGGAGGGGCCCCAGGCCGCGAACTTCGTGGTGGTGTCACCCATTCTGGGAGCGGAGGGCCGCACGCTAGCGCAGGGTGACTCGCTGACGTTGGATCTGAAGTACGACACGACCGTGATTGGCGCGTCGAAGGCGGCGCTGGTCCTGGGCACGAAGGACCAGGAGCGCGCGGCGCTGGTGGCCCTGTCGGGGGTGTCGGTGGCCAGCTTCCTGACCATCGAACCCATGGAGCTGGACCTGGGCTGGGTGGACATTGGCGCCACGAGCGCGCCGCGCACGGTGACGCTCACGAACCAGTCCGCGTCGCCAGCGAGGTTGAGCGTGGTGTCGAACAGCAATCCGGCGTTCGAAATCGACGCGAGCGCCCTGGACGCGGAGCTGGCGCCAGGAGCCCAGACGACGGTGGGCGTCACCTTCCGTGGCGAGGTGGGGGGCCCGGCGGAGGGGACGCTGAAGCTGCGCCTGCGAGGCGAGACGACGACGGAGGCCGCGCTCACCCTGAAGGCACAGGCCCGGACCCTGGGCGGCCAGGGCGGCGGCTGCGCCTGTGGAACCAGCGGAGATGGGGGCGCGGCGCTGGCGCTCTTGCTCCTGCTGGGCCTGGGGCTGGCGCGTCAGACGCGGCGGGCGCAGGCCGAGGACTGA